Proteins found in one Lysinibacillus fusiformis genomic segment:
- a CDS encoding DUF817 domain-containing protein, with protein sequence MLKNFFKDLGAFTYHQSLSCIFPVVIFATLALSKAIQIPGVGRYDFILVICLLTQYLMYKFGLETKDEIKVICLFHIIGLVLELYKVNFNSWSYPEEAWTKIGGVPLYSGFMYASVASYICQAWRRFDLKIVSWPKSYVAIPLGAVIYLNFFTHHFIYDFRWLLMALLFIVFYRTIVKFTVRNKVYKMPIVISFFLIGFFIWIAENIATFFGAWSYPNQEVSWSIVHFGKISSWFLLVVISIMIVAQLKLFYRDVGENLEKKEFI encoded by the coding sequence ATGTTGAAGAATTTTTTTAAAGACTTAGGAGCCTTTACGTATCATCAATCATTATCTTGTATTTTTCCGGTTGTGATATTTGCTACACTTGCACTCTCTAAAGCTATTCAAATACCTGGTGTAGGCAGATATGACTTTATTCTTGTTATCTGTCTATTGACGCAGTACTTGATGTATAAATTTGGTTTAGAAACAAAGGATGAAATAAAAGTCATTTGTTTGTTTCACATTATTGGGCTTGTGCTCGAACTATACAAAGTGAATTTCAATTCATGGTCATATCCTGAAGAAGCGTGGACAAAAATAGGGGGTGTGCCTTTATATAGTGGATTTATGTATGCGAGTGTGGCAAGTTATATTTGCCAAGCCTGGCGTAGGTTTGATTTGAAAATTGTAAGTTGGCCAAAAAGTTATGTAGCTATTCCACTTGGAGCCGTTATCTACTTGAATTTTTTTACACACCATTTTATTTATGATTTTAGATGGCTGTTGATGGCACTTCTATTCATTGTGTTTTATCGTACAATTGTCAAATTTACAGTACGGAACAAAGTCTATAAAATGCCCATCGTTATATCGTTCTTTTTGATTGGCTTTTTCATTTGGATTGCTGAAAATATTGCAACGTTCTTTGGGGCATGGTCATATCCGAATCAAGAGGTATCTTGGTCGATTGTTCATTTTGGTAAAATCAGCTCATGGTTTTTACTTGTAGTCATTAGCATAATGATTGTTGCACAGCTTAAACTCTTTTATCGTGATGTAGGTGAAAATTTGGAGAAGAAAGAGTTCATATAA
- a CDS encoding pyridoxamine 5'-phosphate oxidase family protein codes for MVTDIRMVNRACTDEKQIKQFLEGAQTAFLGLVDQHIPYVIPLNYVYKDGIFYFHGANEGRKIDILTTNQNACMTISENYGTMVDPVPAKTDTAYMSVVANGLVEIVTDLNEATAAMQAMLDKYVPDYYHTPLSKKHLDKYQSSLGSKTLVLKVKPTSITAKEHKLNEQMQYYSGREVTQDMNRKSTMNPTN; via the coding sequence ATGGTAACAGATATTCGAATGGTGAATAGAGCTTGTACAGATGAAAAACAAATTAAGCAATTTTTAGAAGGCGCACAAACTGCATTTCTTGGTTTAGTGGATCAACATATACCATATGTTATTCCACTAAATTATGTCTATAAAGACGGAATTTTTTATTTCCATGGTGCCAACGAAGGAAGAAAAATAGATATTCTAACAACCAATCAAAATGCATGTATGACAATAAGCGAAAATTATGGAACAATGGTAGACCCGGTTCCTGCTAAGACTGATACGGCTTATATGAGTGTAGTCGCAAATGGTTTGGTGGAAATTGTCACAGATTTAAACGAAGCTACTGCTGCTATGCAGGCAATGCTCGATAAATATGTACCAGATTATTATCATACACCTTTGTCAAAAAAGCATCTCGATAAATATCAATCATCTTTAGGTAGCAAGACACTTGTCCTGAAAGTGAAGCCAACCAGTATAACTGCGAAAGAACATAAATTAAATGAACAGATGCAATATTATTCAGGGAGAGAGGTCACACAGGATATGAATCGAAAATCTACTATGAATCCAACAAATTAA
- a CDS encoding DUF2247 family protein, whose product MTIHTDDLVENSLSIVIPLTFIIDKTDLTWEEMYFGVQCGFIHPEAAIQKAEKLIAQEVEISASVFELASLFKHEAFLAVPYLSNLAEQEPMQSITFIQEKWLYLVLSWLYEHQEEHRILEGEEQPHWIMLFNK is encoded by the coding sequence TTGACTATCCATACTGATGATTTAGTTGAAAACTCTCTTTCTATTGTTATCCCTTTAACATTCATAATTGATAAAACGGATTTAACATGGGAAGAAATGTACTTTGGCGTTCAATGTGGTTTTATTCACCCTGAAGCGGCCATTCAAAAAGCGGAGAAATTAATCGCACAAGAAGTAGAAATCTCAGCTTCGGTATTCGAACTAGCTAGCTTATTTAAGCATGAGGCATTTTTAGCTGTCCCTTATTTATCCAACTTAGCCGAACAAGAACCTATGCAAAGTATTACATTTATTCAAGAAAAGTGGCTATACCTTGTACTTAGCTGGTTATACGAACATCAGGAGGAACACAGGATACTAGAAGGCGAAGAACAACCCCATTGGATAATGCTTTTCAACAAATGA
- the vanR gene encoding VanR-ABDEGLN family response regulator transcription factor — translation MQLNILVVDDEKEIADLIELYLKNENYHVFKYYTAQEALACIEQENVDLAVLDIMMPDIDGFTILRKIRETLNFPVIMLTAKEEEIDKINGFSLGADDYITKPFRPLELVARVKAQLRRFTLYNQGSKQHEDIIDFAGLVINKNTRQVFLNERPISLTPTEFAILWYLCANRGTVISSEQLFQEIWGEKYFSSNNTVMVHIRHLREKMKDSAENPKYIKTVWGVGYTIEK, via the coding sequence ATACAGTTGAATATTTTAGTTGTTGACGATGAAAAGGAAATTGCAGATTTAATCGAACTTTACTTAAAAAATGAAAACTATCATGTATTTAAATATTATACAGCTCAAGAGGCTTTGGCATGTATCGAGCAAGAAAATGTGGATTTAGCTGTTCTAGATATTATGATGCCAGATATAGATGGCTTTACCATTTTACGAAAAATCCGAGAAACATTGAATTTTCCAGTGATTATGCTTACGGCAAAGGAAGAAGAAATTGATAAAATAAATGGGTTTTCTTTAGGAGCAGATGATTATATAACAAAGCCATTTCGTCCATTGGAATTGGTTGCTCGTGTAAAGGCGCAACTACGAAGATTTACCTTGTACAACCAAGGCTCGAAGCAACATGAAGATATCATTGATTTTGCTGGCCTGGTGATTAACAAAAACACACGGCAAGTCTTTTTAAATGAAAGGCCTATATCCCTTACACCTACGGAATTCGCTATTCTTTGGTATTTATGTGCAAATCGAGGGACAGTTATTAGTTCAGAGCAACTATTCCAAGAAATCTGGGGGGAAAAGTACTTTAGTAGCAATAACACGGTAATGGTTCATATTCGACATTTACGGGAAAAAATGAAGGATTCTGCGGAGAACCCAAAATATATTAAAACGGTTTGGGGAGTGGGGTATACCATTGAAAAATGA
- a CDS encoding sensor histidine kinase gives MVVQIISILVIAIIIGFFINFAFIDGVLQAPFADAFIAFCENVLQLDYYAASSAYNVLFRQNKPLWLAIGFILLLLIIFYIALSRFTRYFHQISSSITMLADESGKEIVLPAELDFLEKKLNNVKYKLEKRARDAQEAEQRKNDLVVYLAHDIKTPLTSIIGYLSLLDEARDMPVEQKEKYVTVTLEKSYRLEQLINEFFEITRFNLQSIILEKDLIPLHHMLMQVADEFYPLLAPKGQQAIVKIDEDITIYADGNKLARVFNNILKNAIAYSDPNSTIEISARNENNQTLISFTNTGKTIPPEKLKMIFEKFYRLDSARSTQTGGAGLGLAISNEIVLAHGGTITATSSNDTTIFTVMIPTNS, from the coding sequence ATGGTTGTACAAATTATTTCTATACTTGTCATCGCTATCATCATAGGCTTTTTTATTAATTTTGCATTTATTGATGGGGTCTTGCAAGCTCCCTTTGCAGATGCTTTTATTGCCTTTTGTGAAAATGTCTTGCAGCTTGATTATTATGCTGCAAGTAGTGCCTATAATGTGTTATTTAGACAAAATAAACCACTTTGGCTTGCGATAGGATTTATTCTATTATTGTTGATTATTTTCTATATCGCCTTGTCTCGTTTTACCCGTTATTTTCATCAAATTAGTTCAAGTATCACCATGCTTGCAGATGAGTCAGGGAAGGAAATTGTGCTCCCAGCTGAACTCGATTTTTTGGAGAAAAAATTAAATAACGTGAAATATAAATTAGAAAAGCGTGCAAGGGATGCGCAAGAAGCTGAGCAACGAAAGAATGATTTAGTTGTCTATTTAGCGCATGATATTAAAACACCCTTAACATCCATTATTGGCTACTTAAGCCTTTTAGATGAGGCAAGGGATATGCCTGTAGAGCAGAAAGAAAAATATGTGACGGTTACATTAGAAAAATCCTATAGACTGGAACAATTAATCAATGAATTTTTTGAAATAACCAGATTTAATTTACAATCCATCATTTTAGAGAAAGATCTTATTCCTTTACATCATATGTTAATGCAAGTGGCTGACGAGTTTTATCCATTGCTGGCACCAAAGGGTCAACAAGCCATCGTCAAAATAGATGAAGATATTACTATCTATGCAGACGGTAATAAATTAGCGAGGGTATTTAATAATATTTTAAAAAATGCAATTGCCTATAGTGATCCTAATAGTACAATTGAAATTAGTGCGCGAAACGAAAATAATCAGACATTAATTTCGTTTACGAATACAGGGAAGACGATCCCTCCTGAAAAATTAAAGATGATATTTGAGAAGTTTTACCGCTTAGATAGTGCAAGGTCTACCCAAACAGGAGGTGCTGGGCTTGGTTTAGCCATTTCTAATGAAATTGTACTGGCCCATGGCGGGACGATTACCGCAACTTCTAGTAATGATACAACCATATTCACTGTGATGATTCCAACCAATTCTTAA
- a CDS encoding D-alanyl-D-alanine carboxypeptidase family protein, with product MFKRKGILSLLFLFMMIVVYLLLKESPMTLRQEIDHSPKVVQTASPHMLDFDLYSSNAILVNLDENQILLDKNSEERIYPASLTKMMTVLVSIEQISNLQEEIILPKHIFQDLLEENASVAGFLPNEKLTLEDLLYGSMLPSGAEASMGLAEYVAGSEQRFVSLMNEKAQQLGMKNTHFVNTTGLHHPDHYTTVKDMSLLLQYALTNDEFRNIYTAERYSIQSTNLHPEGITFTSRMFQHMTSSALPGGEILGGKTGYTEDAGLCLASLALINGQEYVFVTVGADGNPRTEQYNITDAISVYSQL from the coding sequence ATGTTTAAAAGAAAAGGGATATTGAGTTTATTGTTCTTATTCATGATGATAGTTGTTTATTTACTATTGAAAGAATCACCAATGACTTTACGTCAGGAAATAGATCATTCACCGAAAGTAGTTCAAACAGCCAGCCCGCATATGCTCGATTTTGATTTATACAGCTCGAATGCAATTTTAGTGAATTTGGATGAAAATCAAATTCTCTTAGATAAAAATAGTGAGGAAAGGATTTATCCTGCCTCTTTGACCAAAATGATGACGGTTCTAGTCTCGATTGAGCAGATCTCCAATTTACAAGAAGAAATCATTTTACCTAAGCATATCTTTCAGGATTTATTAGAGGAAAATGCTTCTGTAGCGGGCTTTCTCCCAAATGAAAAGCTGACATTAGAGGATTTATTGTATGGCTCCATGCTGCCATCAGGTGCAGAGGCATCAATGGGTTTAGCTGAATATGTTGCTGGTTCAGAACAAAGGTTTGTGAGTCTGATGAACGAAAAGGCGCAGCAGTTAGGCATGAAAAATACTCATTTTGTGAATACAACTGGACTGCACCATCCAGATCATTATACAACCGTAAAGGATATGTCTTTACTTTTACAATATGCCTTAACAAACGATGAGTTTCGCAATATTTATACAGCAGAAAGATACTCTATTCAGTCCACAAACCTTCATCCAGAAGGCATTACTTTTACAAGTCGCATGTTTCAACATATGACGTCAAGTGCATTGCCAGGAGGAGAAATTTTAGGTGGGAAAACTGGCTATACGGAAGATGCAGGCTTATGTTTAGCAAGCTTAGCTCTTATAAATGGACAAGAATATGTGTTCGTGACAGTAGGAGCTGACGGCAATCCTAGAACGGAGCAATATAATATCACAGATGCTATTTCGGTATATAGTCAATTATAA
- a CDS encoding HD domain-containing protein, with amino-acid sequence MTNIAGINIPDSRLALEAQEILKEHGSDLLWNHSNRVYLFGAIQGKKAKKSFDAELLYVSALFHDLGLTKKFSSVDKRFEVDGANAARQFLALHHIDEQSIQLVWDAIALHTTIGIAEHKEHEVGLLYAGVGLDVMGDGYDDLTADERNAVLNAFPRDQFKQKILPAFFEGFKHKPETTFGNIKSDVCALFIPNYKPKNFCDCVLHSPWSE; translated from the coding sequence ATGACAAATATTGCAGGAATCAACATACCTGACAGTCGCTTAGCCTTAGAAGCACAGGAAATTTTAAAGGAACATGGTTCTGATTTACTGTGGAATCATTCCAATCGTGTTTATTTATTTGGCGCAATACAAGGGAAGAAAGCTAAGAAATCATTTGATGCGGAACTTTTATACGTTAGTGCTTTATTTCATGATTTAGGCTTAACAAAGAAGTTTAGTAGTGTAGATAAGCGCTTTGAGGTGGATGGCGCTAATGCAGCACGTCAGTTTTTAGCATTGCATCATATAGATGAACAGTCAATTCAACTAGTATGGGATGCGATTGCACTTCATACGACAATTGGTATTGCTGAGCATAAAGAACATGAAGTTGGCTTGTTATATGCAGGCGTAGGTCTTGATGTAATGGGCGATGGTTATGATGATTTAACGGCTGATGAACGAAATGCCGTTCTCAATGCTTTTCCACGCGACCAATTTAAACAAAAGATATTGCCAGCATTTTTTGAAGGGTTTAAGCATAAACCTGAAACAACATTTGGCAATATAAAATCAGATGTGTGTGCATTATTTATTCCAAACTACAAACCTAAAAATTTTTGTGACTGTGTCTTGCATTCACCTTGGTCTGAATAA
- a CDS encoding succinate CoA transferase → MLKLAHKKIRHTALQNKIVSAQKAASWIKDGMILGMSGFTRAGDAKVVPLALVEKAKVEKFQVDVYTGASLGPEVDQQMAEAGIIRKRAPYQGDPAIRRMINNGEVLYTDAHVSHNAELMRQGIVGPIDFAIIEATAITEDGLLIPTTSVGNSPIIVQMAKAIIIELNVSHPASLEGIHDIYIPDVQGSRDPIPLTSAGERIGAVGIPLDITKVRGIVLSEIADAPSTIVQPDEETAKMADHLLNFLRDEMTAGRLTKTLAPLQSGVGSVANAVLNGFLESEFEDLEIYSEVLQDAVFELIDAGKVKSASGTSITLSQERGKQVYSELEKYADRLLLRPQEISNHPEIIRRLGLISVNTALEVDIYGNVNSTHVSGTKMMNGIGGSGDFARNARLGIFVTKSYAKGGSISSIVPMVSHVDHTEHDVDVIVTEFGVADLRGLAPKERVPRIIDHCAHPDYRQQLWTYYQAAVEKTGNHHTPHILEEALSWHVHLAKAKTMKK, encoded by the coding sequence ATGTTGAAATTGGCACATAAAAAAATTCGTCATACTGCTTTGCAAAATAAAATTGTTTCAGCGCAAAAGGCTGCTTCTTGGATAAAAGACGGTATGATATTAGGTATGAGTGGCTTTACGAGGGCGGGAGATGCAAAAGTTGTACCTTTAGCGCTTGTTGAAAAGGCGAAAGTGGAAAAGTTTCAGGTGGATGTTTATACAGGTGCTTCACTTGGTCCAGAGGTGGATCAGCAGATGGCTGAAGCGGGGATTATTCGGAAGAGAGCCCCTTATCAAGGTGATCCAGCGATTCGCCGAATGATTAATAACGGAGAAGTTTTATATACAGATGCACATGTTTCACATAATGCTGAGTTAATGCGTCAAGGCATTGTGGGTCCAATTGATTTCGCCATCATTGAAGCAACTGCCATTACAGAAGATGGTTTGCTGATACCTACAACCTCTGTAGGAAATTCGCCAATTATTGTGCAAATGGCGAAAGCGATAATTATTGAGCTCAATGTTTCACATCCTGCTTCTTTAGAGGGCATTCACGATATTTATATTCCTGATGTACAGGGAAGTAGAGATCCTATTCCTTTAACTAGCGCGGGGGAGCGAATTGGAGCGGTTGGTATCCCATTAGATATAACGAAAGTTCGTGGCATCGTGCTTTCTGAAATTGCTGATGCGCCTTCAACGATTGTACAACCAGATGAGGAAACCGCAAAAATGGCAGACCATTTACTCAATTTTTTAAGAGATGAGATGACGGCTGGACGATTAACGAAGACATTAGCGCCACTACAATCGGGTGTTGGATCAGTAGCCAATGCAGTGTTAAATGGGTTTTTAGAATCTGAATTTGAGGATTTGGAAATCTATTCGGAGGTGTTGCAGGACGCTGTATTTGAATTAATAGATGCAGGGAAAGTAAAATCTGCTTCAGGTACGTCCATTACGCTATCACAAGAACGAGGCAAACAGGTGTATAGTGAGCTAGAAAAATATGCAGATCGTTTACTATTACGCCCTCAAGAAATATCGAATCACCCTGAGATTATTCGTCGTTTAGGGCTCATTTCCGTCAATACAGCTCTTGAAGTAGATATTTATGGAAATGTAAATTCTACACATGTTTCAGGTACAAAAATGATGAATGGTATTGGTGGTTCTGGCGATTTTGCGCGGAATGCACGATTGGGAATCTTTGTTACAAAATCCTATGCTAAGGGAGGCAGTATTTCCAGTATTGTTCCTATGGTATCCCATGTGGATCATACAGAGCATGATGTGGATGTTATTGTCACAGAGTTTGGTGTAGCTGATTTACGTGGGCTTGCACCGAAAGAGAGAGTACCACGAATAATTGATCATTGTGCACATCCTGATTATCGTCAGCAATTGTGGACATATTATCAGGCTGCGGTGGAGAAAACGGGTAATCACCATACGCCACATATTTTAGAAGAAGCATTATCTTGGCATGTGCATCTTGCCAAAGCCAAGACAATGAAAAAATAA
- a CDS encoding LysR family transcriptional regulator — protein MEIRQLEYFFVLCSELHFTKAAEKLNISQPTLSHQIKVLENELGLPLFDRLGKKIAITDAGKILYEQCTYIFRAMDNTKNQMTELKEIKAGKLVIGTLPGELTDFVSDYLLDYYQDYPDIQVCINSSDDLLQLFKNNKIDFAISYKQDNIDYEEEQLQIVPLFTEELKVVIHKQHPLAGLDTIPLQEVLAHPLILFPTIHQCRKVIEGAARKEKLHITPKLETASIQAIFKLVEQNVGATIISKTLCNLHKSDTICERSICNPPLTREIVLLYRKDKFINFAAKAFIRLLVEQLDLAQLSLSDKSRQLIRSLVMSQ, from the coding sequence ATGGAGATACGACAGCTCGAATATTTTTTTGTTCTATGTAGTGAGCTTCATTTTACAAAGGCTGCCGAAAAATTAAATATTTCACAGCCCACACTCAGCCATCAAATAAAGGTTTTAGAAAATGAGCTTGGCTTACCTCTATTCGATCGTCTAGGGAAAAAAATCGCTATTACAGATGCTGGTAAAATTTTATATGAACAGTGTACATATATTTTTAGGGCAATGGATAATACGAAAAATCAGATGACTGAACTAAAAGAAATAAAAGCAGGGAAATTAGTGATTGGTACTTTGCCAGGAGAATTAACTGATTTTGTATCAGATTATTTGCTGGACTATTATCAGGATTATCCAGACATACAGGTTTGTATCAATAGCTCAGATGATTTGTTGCAACTATTTAAAAACAATAAAATAGATTTTGCCATTTCCTACAAACAAGACAATATCGATTATGAGGAGGAGCAGCTTCAAATCGTTCCATTGTTTACGGAGGAACTAAAGGTCGTTATTCATAAGCAGCACCCTTTAGCAGGATTGGATACCATCCCATTGCAAGAGGTGTTAGCACATCCATTGATTTTATTTCCAACAATACATCAGTGTAGAAAGGTAATTGAGGGAGCGGCTCGTAAAGAAAAGCTTCACATTACACCAAAATTAGAAACAGCTAGCATCCAAGCGATCTTTAAATTAGTAGAACAAAATGTGGGAGCAACGATTATTTCGAAAACACTTTGTAACTTGCATAAATCGGATACTATTTGTGAGCGTTCGATATGCAATCCACCCCTAACACGTGAAATCGTACTGCTCTATCGAAAAGATAAATTTATTAATTTTGCGGCTAAAGCTTTCATTCGTCTACTAGTAGAGCAACTTGATCTTGCACAACTTTCACTTTCAGATAAAAGTCGACAACTCATTCGTTCATTAGTCATGTCTCAATAA
- a CDS encoding VOC family protein: MGRLVHFEIHVCDMDRAKDFYGKVFGWSFQDWSDYAGMPYFGAVTGEDDELGINGALMQRQGPPPETNQALNGFACTMGVESYDVTEAKILENGGKVAMPKYALPGMAWQGYYIDTESNVFGIHQPDKNAK; encoded by the coding sequence ATGGGGAGATTAGTTCATTTTGAAATTCATGTATGTGACATGGATCGGGCAAAGGATTTTTATGGGAAAGTATTTGGCTGGTCATTTCAGGACTGGAGTGACTACGCAGGCATGCCTTACTTCGGTGCCGTGACAGGTGAAGATGATGAACTTGGCATTAACGGTGCTTTAATGCAACGCCAAGGTCCTCCACCAGAAACAAACCAAGCGCTGAATGGCTTTGCTTGTACAATGGGTGTCGAAAGTTATGATGTAACAGAAGCAAAAATTCTTGAAAACGGTGGCAAAGTAGCCATGCCCAAGTATGCATTACCAGGGATGGCATGGCAAGGCTATTATATTGATACGGAAAGCAATGTATTTGGTATTCACCAACCTGATAAAAATGCCAAATAG
- a CDS encoding CamS family sex pheromone protein, whose amino-acid sequence MKKRRRMLFLIAPIMMLASCSSEGESVTANEKMYISSVQKKEVYEIQQPAKVNIARGLIVKKMNNALNINEIERGLMDLSVSHFSTDKFYMQEGQYNDDEINDVEKYGKEVAKKIVADIRKNEKYPRVPIYLTLYQESNINDIIPGIFLAETFISKDTDTISKWSEVNKKYYTFPSDALYSLDQNMYNKILIFKEDIQAGFKHLNPKIIGKLRYEDGKLTDINMDLHIPLINDVELIGLLQLTSTKLNTILFDYIPITVRVIDHNGDVGIVLWDPIEKQIFASPI is encoded by the coding sequence ATGAAAAAAAGAAGGCGTATGTTATTTTTAATCGCACCCATAATGATGTTAGCTTCTTGTAGTAGTGAGGGTGAGAGTGTTACTGCTAATGAGAAAATGTATATTTCATCGGTTCAAAAAAAGGAAGTTTATGAAATTCAACAGCCTGCAAAAGTCAATATTGCTAGAGGTTTAATCGTCAAAAAAATGAACAATGCTCTAAATATCAATGAAATCGAGAGAGGACTCATGGATTTGTCAGTGAGTCATTTTTCAACAGACAAGTTTTATATGCAGGAAGGTCAGTATAATGATGATGAAATCAATGATGTTGAAAAATACGGTAAAGAAGTAGCTAAAAAGATTGTTGCGGATATAAGAAAAAATGAAAAGTATCCGAGAGTTCCTATTTATTTAACTTTATATCAAGAATCTAATATAAACGATATTATACCAGGCATATTTTTAGCTGAAACCTTTATTTCAAAAGATACAGATACCATCTCAAAATGGTCAGAGGTTAATAAAAAGTATTATACATTCCCTTCAGATGCCTTATATAGTTTAGACCAAAATATGTATAATAAAATATTAATTTTTAAAGAGGATATTCAAGCTGGATTTAAACATTTAAACCCTAAAATTATAGGGAAACTGCGTTATGAGGATGGCAAACTAACAGATATTAACATGGATTTACATATTCCTCTGATAAATGATGTAGAATTAATTGGCTTGCTACAGTTAACTAGTACCAAGTTAAATACAATTTTATTTGATTATATTCCCATTACAGTTCGAGTAATCGACCATAATGGGGATGTAGGAATTGTCCTTTGGGACCCAATAGAAAAACAAATTTTTGCATCGCCTATTTAA
- a CDS encoding NtaA/DmoA family FMN-dependent monooxygenase (This protein belongs to a clade of FMN-dependent monooxygenases, within a broader family of flavin-dependent oxidoreductases, the luciferase-like monooxygenase (LMM) family, some of whose members use coenzyme F420 rather than FMN.), with amino-acid sequence MHLAVHGNHGKQGALIDEHIAFAQRAEAAKLDFVFKADYLIAHPELMAKMKGTVGLDPSFLMAMVARGTKQIGLVTTISTSFTPPYLIARQLQSLNWISDGRVGWNIVTSIDGAHNFSNESMPSSEERYAKATECTEVVKQLWHSQPYETLETDGNIEKIKELVKPIEHEGEFFHIKGPLNLPMHPAGEIPLFQAGASDVGRQFAATVSNAIFAATPAMEVGIEMRNDLRQRAIEVGRSADDIRLLPGLYFFIGDTYEEALEMHRQAHAHLTLERRYSALESVIGMDVRHLSIEDQVTVDMLPPKDQKVRSKTHADLVRRYIIENEPTVEVLLARPEVIGSAHLVAIGTPQDIVDQIVTFYEEGALDGFIAVPGGPVKSLNLFFNDVIPMLVERGLFRAEYEGSTLRSHLGLDVRSPINS; translated from the coding sequence ATGCATTTAGCTGTTCACGGTAATCATGGCAAGCAAGGTGCGTTGATAGATGAACATATTGCATTTGCGCAGCGTGCTGAGGCAGCAAAATTGGATTTTGTATTTAAGGCTGATTATTTAATAGCTCATCCAGAATTAATGGCTAAAATGAAAGGAACGGTTGGCTTAGATCCTAGCTTTTTAATGGCGATGGTGGCAAGAGGAACCAAACAGATTGGCTTAGTGACAACGATCTCCACATCATTTACGCCACCTTATCTGATTGCGCGTCAATTGCAATCCTTGAATTGGATTAGTGATGGGCGAGTTGGATGGAATATTGTGACCTCCATAGATGGTGCCCATAATTTCAGCAATGAATCTATGCCTTCTTCAGAAGAGCGTTATGCTAAAGCTACAGAATGTACAGAGGTGGTCAAGCAGCTATGGCATAGTCAACCCTACGAAACATTAGAAACGGATGGGAATATAGAAAAAATAAAAGAGCTTGTCAAACCTATTGAACATGAGGGCGAATTTTTCCATATTAAAGGTCCCCTAAATCTCCCTATGCATCCAGCAGGAGAGATTCCGCTCTTCCAAGCAGGCGCGTCGGATGTTGGGCGTCAATTTGCAGCTACTGTTTCCAATGCCATTTTTGCAGCTACACCAGCTATGGAGGTGGGCATTGAGATGCGTAATGATTTGCGTCAACGTGCCATTGAAGTAGGTCGTTCTGCTGACGATATTCGCTTATTACCTGGGCTGTATTTCTTTATAGGTGATACATATGAAGAAGCACTCGAAATGCACCGACAAGCGCATGCACATTTAACGCTTGAACGACGCTACAGTGCTTTAGAATCTGTGATTGGTATGGATGTTCGTCATTTGTCAATTGAAGATCAGGTGACCGTTGATATGTTGCCACCAAAAGATCAAAAAGTACGTAGTAAAACACATGCAGATTTGGTGCGTCGTTATATTATAGAAAATGAACCAACTGTTGAGGTATTGTTAGCACGCCCCGAGGTAATTGGCTCAGCCCATCTTGTAGCAATCGGCACACCACAGGATATTGTCGATCAAATCGTTACTTTTTATGAGGAGGGCGCATTGGATGGCTTTATTGCTGTACCAGGTGGCCCTGTGAAATCTTTAAATTTATTCTTTAACGACGTTATTCCCATGTTAGTAGAGCGGGGGTTATTCCGAGCTGAATATGAAGGTAGCACATTACGTTCCCATTTAGGCTTAGATGTGCGATCTCCAATTAATAGCTGA